The proteins below are encoded in one region of Chelonia mydas isolate rCheMyd1 unplaced genomic scaffold, rCheMyd1.pri.v2 scaffold_60_arrow_ctg1, whole genome shotgun sequence:
- the LOC119565006 gene encoding phosphatidylinositol 4,5-bisphosphate 3-kinase catalytic subunit alpha isoform isoform X2: protein MPPRPSSGELWGLHLMPPRIMVDCCLPNGMLVTLECLREAALLGIKHELFREARKYPLFHLLQDESSYIFVGVTQEAEREEFFDESRRLCDLRLFQPILKVIEPVGNREEKILNREIGFAIGMPICEFELVKDPEVQDFRRSILAVCREAVETREAGGPHSQALYVYPPNVESSPELPKHVYSKLDKGRLMVAVWVIVSPHLDKQKYTLAAPHDALPGQVIADAIRKRSRSLHLAPEQLQRCLQEYQGQYLLKVCGADEYLLQECPLSQYKYMRNCIAVGRLPHLMLMSKESLYSQLPANVFLLPSYARRAGPGAHTNGDLPATSLWSVPSLLSIRVLCATYVNVNVRDIDKIYVRTGIYHGGEPLCDNVNTQRVPCSNPRWNEWLSYDIYLADLPRAARLCLSICSVKGRKGAKEEHCPLAWGNVNLFDYKDTLVAGKMALNLWPVPHGLEDLLNPIGVGGSNPNKETPCLELEFTWFSHAVKFADEAQIEDHANRSMSRELGLNCCLTGLSNRLARDSSLLENELEQLRSICHRDPLSEITEQEKDFLWRHRHYCVNIPETLPKLLLSVKWNSRDEVAQVLKYEQYLDNPLARFLLRKALTNQRIGHFYFWHLKSEMHSRTVSRRFGLMLEAFCRGCGMYLKHLNRQVEAMEKLINLTDTLRQEKRDETPKMQMKFLVEQMRRPDYMEALQGFVCPLNPVHQLGNVRLDECRIMSSAKRPLWLNWENPDIMSELLFTNHEIIFKNGDDLRQDMLTLQIIRIMENMWQNQGLDLRMLPYGCLSIGDCVGLIEVVKSSHTIMQIQCKGGLKGALQFNSHALHHWLKDKNKGDSYDAAIDLFTRSCAGYCVATFVLGIGDRHNSNIMVKDDGQLFHIDFGHFLDHKKKKFGYKRERVPFVLTQDFLLVISKGVPECTKTKEFERFQEMCYTAYLAIRHHANLLISLFSLMLSSGLPELQSFDDIAYLRKTLALDKSEPEALEYFTKQMNEAHHGGWTTKMDWIFHTIRHMPLSEAGHD from the exons ATGCCGCCGCGGCCGTCAtccggggagctgtgggggctgcaTCTCATGCCCCCCCGGATCATGGTGGATTGCTGCCTCCCCAACGGCATGCTGGTCACCCTGGAGTGCCTGCGCGAGGCCGCGCTGCTGGGCATCAAACACGAGCTCTTCCGAGAGGCCCGGAAATACCCCCTCTTCCACCTGCTGCAG gaCGAATCCTCCTACATCTTCGTGGGGGTGACCCAGGAGGCCGAGCGGGAGGAGTTCTTCGACGAGTCCCGGCGGCTGTGTGACCTGCGGCTCTTCCAGCCCATCCTCAAGGTCATCGAGCCGGTCGGCAACCGGGAGGAGAAAATCCTCAACCGGGAGATTG gctTCGCCATCGGGATGCCCATCTGCGAGTTTGAGCTGGTGAAGGACCCCGAGGTGCAAGATTTCCGCCGCTCCATCCTGGCCGTGTGCCGCGAGGCCGTGGAGACGCGGGAGGCCGGCGGGCCCCACAGCCAGGCCCTCTACGTCTACCCCCCCAACGTGGAGTCCAGCCCTGAGCTGCCCAAACACGTCTACAGCAAGCTGGACAAGG GCCGGCTGATGGTGGCCGTGTGGGTGATCGTCTCGCCCCACCTGGACAAGCAGAAATACACCCTGGCGGCCCCGCACGACGCGCTGCCCGGCCAGGTGATCGCCGACGCCATCCGCAAACGCAGCCGCAGCCTGCACCTGGCGCCCGAGCAGCTGCAGCGCTGCCTGCAGGAGTACCAGGGCCAGTACCTCCTCAAGGTGTGCGGCGCCGACGAGTACCTGCTGCAGGAGTGCCCGCTCAGCCAGTACAAG taCATGAGGAACTGCATCGCCGTGGGGCGCCTGCCCCACCTCATGCTCATGTCCAAGGAGAGTCTGTACAGCCAGCTGCCGGCCAACGTCTTCCTGCTGCCCTCCTACGCCCGCCGGGCCGGCCCCGGCGCCCACACCAACGGGGACCTGCCCGCCACCTCCCTCTGGTCCGTCCCCAGCTTGCTGAGCATCCGCGTGCTGTGTGCGACCTACGTCAACGTCAACGTCCGCGACATCGACAAG ATCTACGTCCGGACGGGGATTTACCACGGCGGGGAGCCCCTCTGCGACAACGTCAACACCCAGCGTGTTCCCTGCTCCAACCCCAG GTGGAACGAATGGCTCTCGTACGACATCTACCTCGCCGACCTGCCCCGTGCCGCCCGCCTCTGCCTCTCCATCTGCTCCGTCAAGGGCCGCAAGGGGGCGaaagag GAACACTGCCCCCTGGCGTGGGGGAACGTCAATCTCTTTGATTACAAAGATACCTTGGTGGCTGGGAAGATGGCGCTGAACCTGTGGCCGGTGCCCCACGGCCTGGAGGACTTACTGAACCCCATTGGTGTGGGGGGCTCGAACCCCAACAAG gagaccCCCTGCCTGGAGCTCGAGTTTACCTGGTTCAGCCACGCGGTGAAGTTCGCCGACGAGGCGCAGATCGAGGATCACGCGAACCGGAGCATGTCGCGGGAGCTGGGCCTCAACTGCTGCCTCACGGGGCTG AGCAACCGCCTGGCCCGGGACAGCAGCCTGCTGGAGAACGAACTGGAGCAACTCCGCAGCATCTGCCACCGCGACCCCCTGTCGGAGATCACCGAGCAGGAGAAAGACTTCCTCTGGAGGCACCG CCATTACTGCGTGAACATCCCAGAGACGCTGCCCAAGCTGCTGCTGTCCGTCAAGTGGAATTCGCGGGACGAGGTGGCTCAG GTTCTGAAGTACGAGCAATACCTGGACAACCCGCTGGCCCGGTTCCTGCTCCGCAAGGCTCTGACCAACCAGCGCATCGGCCACTTCTACTTCTGGCACCTCAA GTCGGAGATGCACAGCAGGACGGTGAGCCGGCGCTTCGGGCTGATGCTGGAGGCGTTCTGCCGGGGCTGCGGGATGTACCTGAAACACCTCAACCGGCAGGTGGAGGCGATGGAGAAACTCATCAACCTGACGGACACCCTGCGGCAGGAGAAGAGAGACGAGACCCCGAAG atgCAGATGAAGTTCCTGGTGGAGCAGATGAGACGCCCAGATTACATGGAAGCTCTGCAGGGCTTCGTCTGCCCCCTGAACCCCGTCCACCAGCTGGGCAACGTCCG GCTGGACGAATGCAGGATCATGTCATCGGCCAAGCGGCCGCTCTGGCTGAACTGGGAGAATCCGGACATCATGTCGGAGCTGCTCTTCACCAACCACGAGATCATCTTCAAGAATGGGGATG ACCTCCGGCAGGACATGCTGACGCTGCAGATCATCCGGATCATGGAGAATATGTGGCAGAACCAAGGACTGGACCTTCG gatGCTGCCCTACGGCTGCCTGTCCATCGGGGACTGCGTGGGGCTGATCGAGGTGGTGAAGAGCTCCCACACCATCATGCAGATCCAGTGCAAGGGCGGCCTGAAGGGGGCGCTGCAGTTTAACAGCCACGCCCTGCACCACTGGCTGAAGGACAAGAACAAGGGGGACAG TTACGACGCGGCCATCGACCTCTTCACCCGCTCGTGCGCCGGGTACTGCGTGGCCACCTTCGTTCTGGGCATCGGCGACCGTCACAACAGCAACATCATGGTGAAGGACGACGGGCAG ctcttccacaTCGACTTCGGCCACTTCCTGGACCACAAGAAGAAGAAGTTCGGCTACAAGCGGGAGCGGGTTCCCTTCGTCCTCACCCAGGACTTCCTCCTCGTCATCAGCAAAGGGGTGCCGGAGTGCACCAAGACCAAGGAGTTCGAGAG GTTCCAGGAGATGTGCTACACAGCCTACCTGGCCATCCGGCACCACGCCAACCTGCTGATCAGCCTGTTCTCGCTGATGCTGAGCTCGGGGCTGCCGGAGCTGCAGTCCTTTGACGACATCGCCTACCTGCGCAAGACGCTGGCGCTCGACAAGTCGGAGCCGGAGGCGCTCGAGTACTTCACCAAGCAGATGAACGAAGCCCACCACGGCGGCTGGACCACCAAGATGGACTGGATCTTCCACACCATCCGCCACATGCCCCTCAGCGAGGCCGGGCACGACTGa
- the LOC119565006 gene encoding phosphatidylinositol 4,5-bisphosphate 3-kinase catalytic subunit alpha isoform isoform X1 produces the protein MPPRPSSGELWGLHLMPPRIMVDCCLPNGMLVTLECLREAALLGIKHELFREARKYPLFHLLQDESSYIFVGVTQEAEREEFFDESRRLCDLRLFQPILKVIEPVGNREEKILNREIGFAIGMPICEFELVKDPEVQDFRRSILAVCREAVETREAGGPHSQALYVYPPNVESSPELPKHVYSKLDKGRLMVAVWVIVSPHLDKQKYTLAAPHDALPGQVIADAIRKRSRSLHLAPEQLQRCLQEYQGQYLLKVCGADEYLLQECPLSQYKYMRNCIAVGRLPHLMLMSKESLYSQLPANVFLLPSYARRAGPGAHTNGDLPATSLWSVPSLLSIRVLCATYVNVNVRDIDKIYVRTGIYHGGEPLCDNVNTQRVPCSNPRWNEWLSYDIYLADLPRAARLCLSICSVKGRKGAKEEHCPLAWGNVNLFDYKDTLVAGKMALNLWPVPHGLEDLLNPIGVGGSNPNKETPCLELEFTWFSHAVKFADEAQIEDHANRSMSRELGLNCCLTGLSNRLARDSSLLENELEQLRSICHRDPLSEITEQEKDFLWRHRHYCVNIPETLPKLLLSVKWNSRDEVAQMYCLLREWPLIAPELAMELLDCNFPDPRVREFALQCLAQGLTDDKLSQYLIQLVQVLKYEQYLDNPLARFLLRKALTNQRIGHFYFWHLKSEMHSRTVSRRFGLMLEAFCRGCGMYLKHLNRQVEAMEKLINLTDTLRQEKRDETPKMQMKFLVEQMRRPDYMEALQGFVCPLNPVHQLGNVRLDECRIMSSAKRPLWLNWENPDIMSELLFTNHEIIFKNGDDLRQDMLTLQIIRIMENMWQNQGLDLRMLPYGCLSIGDCVGLIEVVKSSHTIMQIQCKGGLKGALQFNSHALHHWLKDKNKGDSYDAAIDLFTRSCAGYCVATFVLGIGDRHNSNIMVKDDGQLFHIDFGHFLDHKKKKFGYKRERVPFVLTQDFLLVISKGVPECTKTKEFERFQEMCYTAYLAIRHHANLLISLFSLMLSSGLPELQSFDDIAYLRKTLALDKSEPEALEYFTKQMNEAHHGGWTTKMDWIFHTIRHMPLSEAGHD, from the exons ATGCCGCCGCGGCCGTCAtccggggagctgtgggggctgcaTCTCATGCCCCCCCGGATCATGGTGGATTGCTGCCTCCCCAACGGCATGCTGGTCACCCTGGAGTGCCTGCGCGAGGCCGCGCTGCTGGGCATCAAACACGAGCTCTTCCGAGAGGCCCGGAAATACCCCCTCTTCCACCTGCTGCAG gaCGAATCCTCCTACATCTTCGTGGGGGTGACCCAGGAGGCCGAGCGGGAGGAGTTCTTCGACGAGTCCCGGCGGCTGTGTGACCTGCGGCTCTTCCAGCCCATCCTCAAGGTCATCGAGCCGGTCGGCAACCGGGAGGAGAAAATCCTCAACCGGGAGATTG gctTCGCCATCGGGATGCCCATCTGCGAGTTTGAGCTGGTGAAGGACCCCGAGGTGCAAGATTTCCGCCGCTCCATCCTGGCCGTGTGCCGCGAGGCCGTGGAGACGCGGGAGGCCGGCGGGCCCCACAGCCAGGCCCTCTACGTCTACCCCCCCAACGTGGAGTCCAGCCCTGAGCTGCCCAAACACGTCTACAGCAAGCTGGACAAGG GCCGGCTGATGGTGGCCGTGTGGGTGATCGTCTCGCCCCACCTGGACAAGCAGAAATACACCCTGGCGGCCCCGCACGACGCGCTGCCCGGCCAGGTGATCGCCGACGCCATCCGCAAACGCAGCCGCAGCCTGCACCTGGCGCCCGAGCAGCTGCAGCGCTGCCTGCAGGAGTACCAGGGCCAGTACCTCCTCAAGGTGTGCGGCGCCGACGAGTACCTGCTGCAGGAGTGCCCGCTCAGCCAGTACAAG taCATGAGGAACTGCATCGCCGTGGGGCGCCTGCCCCACCTCATGCTCATGTCCAAGGAGAGTCTGTACAGCCAGCTGCCGGCCAACGTCTTCCTGCTGCCCTCCTACGCCCGCCGGGCCGGCCCCGGCGCCCACACCAACGGGGACCTGCCCGCCACCTCCCTCTGGTCCGTCCCCAGCTTGCTGAGCATCCGCGTGCTGTGTGCGACCTACGTCAACGTCAACGTCCGCGACATCGACAAG ATCTACGTCCGGACGGGGATTTACCACGGCGGGGAGCCCCTCTGCGACAACGTCAACACCCAGCGTGTTCCCTGCTCCAACCCCAG GTGGAACGAATGGCTCTCGTACGACATCTACCTCGCCGACCTGCCCCGTGCCGCCCGCCTCTGCCTCTCCATCTGCTCCGTCAAGGGCCGCAAGGGGGCGaaagag GAACACTGCCCCCTGGCGTGGGGGAACGTCAATCTCTTTGATTACAAAGATACCTTGGTGGCTGGGAAGATGGCGCTGAACCTGTGGCCGGTGCCCCACGGCCTGGAGGACTTACTGAACCCCATTGGTGTGGGGGGCTCGAACCCCAACAAG gagaccCCCTGCCTGGAGCTCGAGTTTACCTGGTTCAGCCACGCGGTGAAGTTCGCCGACGAGGCGCAGATCGAGGATCACGCGAACCGGAGCATGTCGCGGGAGCTGGGCCTCAACTGCTGCCTCACGGGGCTG AGCAACCGCCTGGCCCGGGACAGCAGCCTGCTGGAGAACGAACTGGAGCAACTCCGCAGCATCTGCCACCGCGACCCCCTGTCGGAGATCACCGAGCAGGAGAAAGACTTCCTCTGGAGGCACCG CCATTACTGCGTGAACATCCCAGAGACGCTGCCCAAGCTGCTGCTGTCCGTCAAGTGGAATTCGCGGGACGAGGTGGCTCAG ATGTACTGCCTGCTGCGGGAATGGCCCCTCATCGCGCCGGAGCTGGCCATGGAGCTGCTGGACTGCAACTTCCCCGACCCCCGGGTGCGGGAGTTCGCCCTCCAgtgcctggcccaggggctgACGGACGACAAGCTGAGCCAGTACCTCATCCAGCTGGTGCAG GTTCTGAAGTACGAGCAATACCTGGACAACCCGCTGGCCCGGTTCCTGCTCCGCAAGGCTCTGACCAACCAGCGCATCGGCCACTTCTACTTCTGGCACCTCAA GTCGGAGATGCACAGCAGGACGGTGAGCCGGCGCTTCGGGCTGATGCTGGAGGCGTTCTGCCGGGGCTGCGGGATGTACCTGAAACACCTCAACCGGCAGGTGGAGGCGATGGAGAAACTCATCAACCTGACGGACACCCTGCGGCAGGAGAAGAGAGACGAGACCCCGAAG atgCAGATGAAGTTCCTGGTGGAGCAGATGAGACGCCCAGATTACATGGAAGCTCTGCAGGGCTTCGTCTGCCCCCTGAACCCCGTCCACCAGCTGGGCAACGTCCG GCTGGACGAATGCAGGATCATGTCATCGGCCAAGCGGCCGCTCTGGCTGAACTGGGAGAATCCGGACATCATGTCGGAGCTGCTCTTCACCAACCACGAGATCATCTTCAAGAATGGGGATG ACCTCCGGCAGGACATGCTGACGCTGCAGATCATCCGGATCATGGAGAATATGTGGCAGAACCAAGGACTGGACCTTCG gatGCTGCCCTACGGCTGCCTGTCCATCGGGGACTGCGTGGGGCTGATCGAGGTGGTGAAGAGCTCCCACACCATCATGCAGATCCAGTGCAAGGGCGGCCTGAAGGGGGCGCTGCAGTTTAACAGCCACGCCCTGCACCACTGGCTGAAGGACAAGAACAAGGGGGACAG TTACGACGCGGCCATCGACCTCTTCACCCGCTCGTGCGCCGGGTACTGCGTGGCCACCTTCGTTCTGGGCATCGGCGACCGTCACAACAGCAACATCATGGTGAAGGACGACGGGCAG ctcttccacaTCGACTTCGGCCACTTCCTGGACCACAAGAAGAAGAAGTTCGGCTACAAGCGGGAGCGGGTTCCCTTCGTCCTCACCCAGGACTTCCTCCTCGTCATCAGCAAAGGGGTGCCGGAGTGCACCAAGACCAAGGAGTTCGAGAG GTTCCAGGAGATGTGCTACACAGCCTACCTGGCCATCCGGCACCACGCCAACCTGCTGATCAGCCTGTTCTCGCTGATGCTGAGCTCGGGGCTGCCGGAGCTGCAGTCCTTTGACGACATCGCCTACCTGCGCAAGACGCTGGCGCTCGACAAGTCGGAGCCGGAGGCGCTCGAGTACTTCACCAAGCAGATGAACGAAGCCCACCACGGCGGCTGGACCACCAAGATGGACTGGATCTTCCACACCATCCGCCACATGCCCCTCAGCGAGGCCGGGCACGACTGa